The Streptococcus mitis region CCTTTAGCACCTTGTGCTCCGGTTAGACCGCGTTCACCTCGATCTCCTTTTTCACCTTTAGCACCTTGGGCTCCAGTCAGACCGCGTTCACCTTGGTCTCCTTTTTCACCTTTAGCTCCAGTCAGACCGCGTTCGCCTCGATCTCCTTTTTCACCTTTAGCTCCAGTCAGACCGCGTTCACCTTGGTCTCCTTTTTCACCTTTAGCACCTTGTGCTCCATCTTTAATAGCAATTTTTTGAACAAGTTCGTCTACACCTTCAGTATAAACACCGTTGCCATCATTATCAAGATAGAAAGTGAGGTTATTTGTATCACCGACTTTATTTTGATCAACACGTGGTTTTACTGTATCGATTAGCTCTTTAGCCACACCAATTTGCATAATACGTGGCTTAGCTTCTTTAGTAACACTATTACTAATTGGCAATCCTAAAATTGTTTCGCTACCAAATCGGTGAACTTTATAGGTAATTTGACGTTGGCCTTTTTCACCTTCTCGAACTAATCTAGTTTGACCTTCTGGTAACTTACTAGTTGGAAGATAGACAGTTTGGAAGTCAATGTCTTCTGAAACAGTCTTATTATTAGTACCACCATTCGGGTTAGCATCCAAGAGCAGTGGGTTTGCTCTATGATAATAGTTGGAGTTACTGTATGGGTCATTGCTAGTCGCGGCACCACCACCACCTTGGTCCACGTTAAAAGTAACTGGTTTCAAACGAACAGACAAGTCACCATTTGGATTATTGATAGGCAAACTAAATCTGACTGTTTGTTCCGTATTTGTTGAAGTAGCAGAGGTCATACTGTATCCTGAATGAGATACGAAGTTGGCACCCTGACTAATAGGTTTTGATTGTTCTCTCAATCTTGGAGTGGAGATAGTCGCATTTGAAGGATTTCCAAATCCATCCCCTTTATCCAAGAGAAAGTTGTTATTAACAAATTCACCTGGACCAGAATATTTAATTGTGAAATTCAATCTGTTACCTTGACGTACTGTTGTTACATCGTAATGAATAGAATTTCCACCACGTGAGTTCCCGTAGCCACGGAAACTATAGCTACGACCACCTTGGCTGATGTCTGAAAAAGCAACTGTATTTCCAGAACCTGATACAATTGGGTTTGCTGGATTGCTAGAAGCTCTAAAGCCACTGTGTCCCTTATCCAAGTCTTCCTTACGGATAGCTGGATTTTGACGAGCATCAGAAAGGCTCAAACCTGGTTTCAAGATTTCATTAGTTGTTTCTGGAGCTGAAGTCGCTTCTACTTTAGCAGCTGTGCTAGTTGGCAAAACAGCACTGTCAACAGCTGAACGATCAGTCGTTGTTGCAGCTGGTTTAGCTTCTTCTTTGGCTTCTGCTGTGTCAGCTTTCTTCACTACAGGAGTTTCTGATACAGTTCCTTTATCAGAGTTAGAACGAAGTTCTAGCCCAATAATAGCTGATTGAATAGAAGACTCTGCTGCTGATACTTCAGCTTCAGTCGCATCTGCTTTCCCAAGCAAACTTTGACCAGCTTGAATACTTGCTTGCAAGTTAGCAGCACTTGCTTCTGTATATAACTTACTCTCAAGTTTTTTAGCACGCGAAAGAGCTGTTAACAATTTTGACTTGTCAACAGCATCTTGCTGTGTTACTTCTTCTTTTTTATCTTTTACTTCTTCAACTTTTTCTGCTGGCGCTTTAGCTTCATCAGATTTAGCTGGAGTCGTATCTACTGGGTTGGCAACAGTTGGAGCTGCATAAGTTGTTTCTTTTTTAGGTGTAGAAACTTCTGCTGGTTTAGTAGCTTCATCTACCTTATCAACAGAGACACTATTAGTTGCCTCAGGATGTTGTTCCTCTGCTTGTACTGATTGCGCATTGGCAGCAGTTCCCAAGACTAAGGCTGTCCCAAGCAAGACACTAGCCGCACCAAAGTGATACTTACGAATAGAGTATCGTTGTTGCATGCTATACCAGTCAAATGATTTCTTATGTGAATGTTTCATTGTGAACTCCTAGAAAGTATTTTATAGTTTTAACTCTACAACTATTCAATATATAAATCAATATTTTCTGAAGAATTAATATATTCTGTTTTTGCACCTAAGAGCCACTTATCTTATTCTAAATTTTCTGATTACTAACGACAATTTTCTTACTCTAAGTTTTTTGTACTTTTTAGACAAAAACATGATATAATAAATTAAGGAGGAAATACCTATATGCGTAACCTTTTATCTACGAAAGATCAGCGACAATTACGTTTAATGGAAACCTTGATTCAAAATCGTAATTGGATGAAATTGCATGAACTTGCCGAAAAGTTAGGATGTACAGAACGAATTCTAAAAAGTGATTTAAATGAATTACGTGCTGCTTTTCCAACTATTGACATCCAATCTTCTGTTAACGGAATTATGATAGATTTAGAAGTTAATACTAGCGTTGAAGATATTTATCAATATTTTCTTGCTCATTCTCAATCTTTTCAATTACTAGAGTATCTGTTTTTTAATGAGGGCCTACCTATTTATCGAACAATAGAAAATCTTCACTCTAGTAATGCCAACCTCTATCGATTGGGCAGAAATATTACAAAAACTCTGTCAACTCAATTCCAAATTGAACTATCATTTACTCCATCCGAAATACGTGGCAATGAAATCGATATTCGCTATTTTTTTGCCCAATATTTTTCTGAGCGCTATTATTTCCTAGACTGGCCTTTTCCTGACCTTCCTGAAGAGGATTTAACAGAGTTCACTGACTTCTTCTATAAGATCACGAATTATCCAATGCGATTTTCAATCTATAGAATGTACAAATTGATGATAGCCATCAGTATTTACCGCATTAAAAACGGTCATTTCATCGACTTACCAAATCATTTCTACGATGAATACTACCCTCTTTTGATGAGTATTCCAAACTTTGAGGAGATACTTGTCCATTTTTCTGAAAAACTGGGACTGGAAATCACCCCAGATATCATTGCCCAAATTTTTATATCCTTTATTCAAAACAATCTTTTCTTAGATCCTCAAGAATTCTTCAACTCTTTAGAAGATAACAGTGAAGCAAGATACTCTTACCAATTACTTAGTCAAATATTAGAACGCCTAGCAAAACAATATAAGATTACTTTTACTAACCACGATGAGCTTATTTGGCATTTACACAACACTGCTTTCTTTGAAAGACAGGAAATCTTTTCTACCCCAATCTTATTTGAACAAAAAGCATTGACGATTAAAAAATTTGAAGTTTACTTCCCAGACTTTATGGGGAGTGCGCATCAAGAACTGGCTCAATACCGTCAAGCAATTGGACAGCATGACCATCCTGAACAGTTGGAACACTTGATGTACACCATCTTAACCCATGCTGAAAACCTCTCTACTCAGTTGTTAGAAAATCGACCACCTATCAAGGTTTTGATTATCAGTAACTTTGACCACGCCCTATCACTTACTTTAAAGGATATGCTTACATACTATTGTAACAATCGATTCACCTTTGATATTTGGGATGAATTGGAAACAAGCCCTGAGATTTTAAATCAGACAGACTACGATATCATTGTGTCTAATTTCTATATTCCAGGAATTACCAAGAAGTTTATTTGCCGAAACCATCTGTCAATAATGGATTTGGTTAATCATCTTAATACTTTATCAAATGAGATTCATATATCCAATACTTTATAAGATAGAAAAAAGTCAGCATAATTCTGCTGACTTTTTCTTTTATCTATTTTCTATACTTCCTTTACAAAAACCAATTCCTGTGGCTGTGACAGGTCTTCTCGGTAGTTAAATCCTGCAAAGCTTAAGCGACGAGCTTCTTCCACCGTCTGTACTTGATTTTCTATAAGGGCTGTCAGGAAGGCACCACGCGCTTTCTTGGAGATAGTTGAGTGAATTTTCAGCTGACCACCTTTGTCCTCCATGAATTTGAAGGTCACCATCTTTTCTCTGATTTCCTTAGAAAATACAGTCTCAAATTCTGATGACAAGAGGGAGAAAATTAGGTCTTCACCATTCATAGTCTCATCATAGGCTGTCTTCCAATGGATCTTCAAAGTCTTACCAGCGACTTTTAACTTCATCAAAAAGTCCAAACGGTGAGGGGACATAGGCGACAAGGCTGGAACGACTCCGTACAAAGCCGAAGTAATAAAGACATGATTTTCAAGATAGGCTTGTTCTGCCTCGTCCAGTTTGTCTCGCTTGATATTACGGTACATCAGCCCATCAAAAAGTTTCAAGGCTGGGTAGTGTTGAGCAGTTTGTTTTTTTAAAGTTTGGATATTTTGAAATTCTGCCGCAGCTTTCTCGGCTGAAACTTTGTAAAAACTCTCCAATTGACTAATAGAATAGAGGGCCAAGACATCAAGCACAGCCTGACTTTCTGGTCTTAAAGGATTTGCCTCGATACTTGGCAAATCTGTGTTCATTTCTTTTGCTGTAGGGATTAAAATTTTCATATTAATAGTGTAGCATATTTTTTTGCCACTACCAAGAAATTCATCTAAAAAACCTCGGTTTGACCGAGGTTTCTCTGTTTATTTGGGCCATCCTAACCAGACAGCCACGAGAACAAGGGCCAGGCCAGCTAAACTTGTTAAGATAGATAAGAATTTATCTTTTTTCTCCTTGAACTGAGAAAAACCTATCTTCAAAGCGAGCAGTCCGAGTAGCATTGAAGCAACCATCACATAAAAACCCATTTGTTTGTCCTCCATTAGTCTTAATTTACCTTATTATAACATATACTTCTTAAATAAAGCTTTTTTATACTCAATGAAAATCAAAGAGCAAACTAGGAAACTAGCCGCAGGCTGCTCAAAACACTGTTTTGAGGTTGCAGATAGAGCTGATGTAGTTTGAAGAGATTTTCGAAGAGTATTACTGCACTTTAAAGGTCTTGAGATAGTTGTCTTTTCCTACTTGACCTTCGAAGGTTTTACCATTTTCGAGGTAAGGGAGGTCATCTGATACTGAGGCCTTAACCTTGTAAATCTTGCCATCAACTTTAAAGAAGTAGACGGTGTCGCCCTTGATAACAGCTGATTTGAGGTCTTCCACCACACCCTTGATACTTTCTGTCGTTTCATTATCAATTTCAAGGTCGTTTTTATTAGCGTACTTGCTGAGTAGCTCTTCCACTGTCGTAGCTACGATAACGTTTTGGTACTCGACTGCATCTACCAAAGCGTACTCTTTGACCAAGCCAGCATTGTCCTTCAAGCCCATGATGTAGAGAGGTTTGTCATTGAGGTTGATGAGGATTGGGAAGGTTGCCTTGTAGGATTTCTCCTGAACAG contains the following coding sequences:
- a CDS encoding YczI family protein is translated as MGFYVMVASMLLGLLALKIGFSQFKEKKDKFLSILTSLAGLALVLVAVWLGWPK
- the yaaA gene encoding peroxide stress protein YaaA; its protein translation is MKILIPTAKEMNTDLPSIEANPLRPESQAVLDVLALYSISQLESFYKVSAEKAAAEFQNIQTLKKQTAQHYPALKLFDGLMYRNIKRDKLDEAEQAYLENHVFITSALYGVVPALSPMSPHRLDFLMKLKVAGKTLKIHWKTAYDETMNGEDLIFSLLSSEFETVFSKEIREKMVTFKFMEDKGGQLKIHSTISKKARGAFLTALIENQVQTVEEARRLSFAGFNYREDLSQPQELVFVKEV
- a CDS encoding M protein trans-acting positive regulator PRD domain-containing protein, producing the protein MRNLLSTKDQRQLRLMETLIQNRNWMKLHELAEKLGCTERILKSDLNELRAAFPTIDIQSSVNGIMIDLEVNTSVEDIYQYFLAHSQSFQLLEYLFFNEGLPIYRTIENLHSSNANLYRLGRNITKTLSTQFQIELSFTPSEIRGNEIDIRYFFAQYFSERYYFLDWPFPDLPEEDLTEFTDFFYKITNYPMRFSIYRMYKLMIAISIYRIKNGHFIDLPNHFYDEYYPLLMSIPNFEEILVHFSEKLGLEITPDIIAQIFISFIQNNLFLDPQEFFNSLEDNSEARYSYQLLSQILERLAKQYKITFTNHDELIWHLHNTAFFERQEIFSTPILFEQKALTIKKFEVYFPDFMGSAHQELAQYRQAIGQHDHPEQLEHLMYTILTHAENLSTQLLENRPPIKVLIISNFDHALSLTLKDMLTYYCNNRFTFDIWDELETSPEILNQTDYDIIVSNFYIPGITKKFICRNHLSIMDLVNHLNTLSNEIHISNTL